A window of the Pelorhabdus rhamnosifermentans genome harbors these coding sequences:
- a CDS encoding acyl carrier protein, with protein MTTFDKVKEIVVEQLGVEEADVAIDSTFIDDLGADSLDIVELIMAFEEEFNIEIPDEIAEKIKTVKDAVDYIEKEKQA; from the coding sequence ATGACAACTTTTGACAAGGTAAAAGAAATCGTAGTTGAACAACTCGGCGTTGAAGAAGCAGACGTAGCAATTGACTCTACTTTCATTGACGACTTGGGTGCTGACTCGCTTGATATTGTTGAATTGATTATGGCTTTTGAAGAGGAATTCAATATTGAAATTCCAGATGAAATCGCTGAAAAAATCAAGACTGTAAAAGATGCTGTTGACTACATAGAGAAAGAAAAACAAGCTTAA
- a CDS encoding beta-ketoacyl-ACP synthase III: protein MKNKSVGIIGIGSYVPEHEMTNKDLEKLVNTNDEWIVERTGIKSRRIAADGEATSDMAVFAAQKALNDAGVAAEEIDLVIVATATPDMSFPSTACLVQERIGAKHAAAFDLTAGCSGFVYGFITGSQFIQSGLYKKVLVIGAETLSRILDWTDRNTCVLFGDGAGAAVLGEVEEGYGLLGSELGADGHGGELLKLPAGGSRIPASHSTVDQRQHYVSMSGNEVFKFAIKIMGSAALKALERAGLTRSDVDVLVPHQANIRIIQSAAKRLKVPLEKVVINLDKYGNTSAASIPIALDEAFHSGAIKQGNVVVLVGFGAGLTWASAVIKWNKGDHTIG from the coding sequence ATGAAGAATAAGTCAGTCGGTATTATTGGAATAGGTTCTTATGTTCCTGAGCATGAAATGACAAATAAAGATTTAGAAAAACTTGTCAATACAAATGATGAGTGGATTGTGGAACGAACCGGAATTAAATCGAGAAGAATTGCAGCTGATGGTGAAGCCACATCAGATATGGCTGTATTTGCGGCTCAAAAGGCCCTGAATGATGCAGGCGTTGCAGCTGAAGAGATTGATTTGGTTATTGTTGCTACAGCGACGCCTGATATGTCTTTTCCTTCGACAGCTTGTTTAGTGCAAGAGAGAATCGGGGCAAAGCATGCTGCTGCTTTTGATCTTACAGCAGGTTGTTCCGGCTTTGTTTATGGTTTTATTACAGGTTCACAATTTATTCAATCAGGGTTATACAAGAAAGTTCTTGTTATTGGCGCTGAAACGTTGTCGCGTATCTTAGACTGGACTGATCGCAATACGTGTGTTCTGTTTGGTGATGGTGCCGGAGCCGCAGTGCTCGGTGAAGTAGAGGAAGGCTATGGGTTGCTTGGCAGTGAGTTAGGTGCTGACGGTCATGGTGGTGAGCTGTTAAAGTTGCCTGCTGGTGGTTCACGTATACCAGCCAGTCATTCAACTGTTGACCAAAGACAGCATTATGTGTCGATGAGTGGCAATGAAGTGTTTAAGTTTGCTATTAAGATTATGGGCTCAGCAGCACTGAAGGCGTTGGAAAGGGCAGGACTCACGCGGAGTGATGTCGATGTTCTTGTGCCTCATCAGGCCAATATTCGTATTATTCAATCGGCTGCCAAACGTCTTAAAGTGCCGCTAGAGAAAGTTGTAATTAATCTTGATAAATATGGAAATACATCGGCTGCTTCGATTCCTATTGCTCTTGATGAAGCATTTCATTCGGGTGCAATTAAACAAGGTAATGTAGTTGTTCTTGTCGGATTTGGCGCAGGACTTACCTGGGCCTCAGCAGTAATAAAATGGAACAAGGGGGATCATACTATTGGGTAA
- the plsX gene encoding phosphate acyltransferase PlsX, with product MKVAIDAMGGDFAPREIILGAIEALKVVSCEIVLVGDQELIEQELKKQGVSPNGAITVHHASEVITMHDHPGAAVRKKKDASVVVATKLVKDGTCDVVISAGSTGAAVAAALFGLGRIQGIERPSIATPIPNHTGTTVLLDSGANVDSKPKHLVQSAIMGSIYTEYVLNIKDPGVGLLNIGEEETKGNELTLATYPLLQQLKTIRFIGNVEGRDVFRGNVDVVVCDGFVGNVVLKVGEGFAKTILQLIKEAIKASGLLTKIASLMILPALKKLKKKMDYAEYGGAPLLGVNGGFIICHGSSKARAIKNAIRVAHEFSEKKVVEHIRESLAKEGACTHDEE from the coding sequence ATGAAGGTTGCGATTGATGCCATGGGAGGCGATTTTGCGCCTCGAGAAATCATATTAGGAGCTATTGAAGCTTTAAAAGTAGTATCTTGTGAAATCGTGTTGGTTGGTGATCAAGAGCTAATTGAGCAGGAACTAAAGAAACAGGGTGTAAGTCCAAACGGTGCGATTACTGTTCATCATGCTAGCGAAGTGATTACGATGCATGACCATCCTGGCGCGGCAGTACGTAAAAAGAAAGATGCGTCTGTCGTTGTGGCGACAAAGCTTGTAAAAGATGGCACTTGTGATGTCGTTATTTCTGCAGGAAGTACAGGTGCAGCAGTTGCTGCGGCCTTATTTGGTCTGGGGCGAATTCAGGGAATTGAACGTCCTTCTATCGCTACACCGATTCCGAATCATACAGGTACGACGGTATTGCTTGATTCGGGTGCTAATGTGGACAGTAAACCAAAACATTTAGTGCAGAGTGCGATTATGGGCTCTATTTATACAGAATATGTGTTAAATATAAAAGACCCTGGAGTAGGACTATTAAATATTGGTGAAGAAGAAACAAAGGGAAATGAATTAACACTTGCGACGTATCCCTTATTACAACAATTAAAAACCATTCGGTTTATTGGCAATGTTGAGGGTCGTGATGTGTTCCGTGGTAATGTGGATGTCGTTGTTTGTGATGGTTTTGTCGGCAATGTGGTGCTCAAAGTAGGCGAAGGTTTTGCTAAAACTATTTTGCAATTAATTAAAGAAGCAATTAAAGCCAGTGGATTATTAACAAAAATCGCTTCTTTAATGATTCTGCCAGCTTTAAAAAAACTGAAAAAGAAAATGGATTATGCAGAATACGGCGGTGCTCCTTTGCTAGGTGTAAATGGTGGATTTATTATTTGTCACGGAAGTTCGAAAGCTAGGGCAATTAAAAATGCAATTCGTGTAGCCCATGAATTTTCAGAAAAGAAAGTGGTAGAACATATCCGCGAAAGCCTTGCGAAAGAGGGTGCTTGTACGCATGATGAAGAATAA
- the fabK gene encoding enoyl-[acyl-carrier-protein] reductase FabK, with amino-acid sequence MGKTDICELLQIEYPIMQGGMAWVATAELAAAVSNAGALGVIGSGQMPADVLRSEIRKAKLMTNKPFGVNIMLMSPFVREVMQVVIDEKVPVITTGAGNPGEYIPALKEINTKVIPVVASVALAKRLERVGVAAIIAEGTESGGHVGSVSTMALVPQVVDAISVPVIAAGGIGDARGLVAAMALGAQGVQIGTRFVASSECMAHENYKQAVLKARDRSTVVTGLSTGHPVRVIANKLTRQLEAMEHSGATNEEFDRIGAGKLRAAAREGDVTYGSVMIGQIAGMVNEIKPVAQIIQDIVGGIPQVMSRLNTMF; translated from the coding sequence TTGGGTAAAACGGACATCTGTGAATTACTGCAGATTGAATACCCCATCATGCAGGGCGGAATGGCTTGGGTGGCCACAGCTGAATTAGCTGCTGCAGTATCAAACGCCGGTGCACTTGGAGTAATCGGTTCCGGACAAATGCCTGCCGATGTCTTACGCAGTGAAATCCGCAAAGCAAAATTGATGACAAATAAACCTTTTGGTGTCAATATTATGCTCATGTCTCCCTTTGTTAGGGAAGTTATGCAAGTAGTGATTGATGAAAAAGTGCCTGTTATTACCACTGGGGCTGGCAATCCTGGTGAATATATTCCAGCTTTAAAGGAAATTAATACAAAAGTCATTCCGGTTGTTGCTTCTGTGGCGCTTGCCAAACGTTTAGAACGCGTCGGCGTGGCGGCCATTATTGCCGAAGGCACAGAAAGTGGTGGACATGTCGGTTCTGTTTCGACAATGGCTCTTGTACCACAGGTAGTGGATGCCATTTCTGTTCCTGTCATTGCAGCAGGCGGTATTGGCGATGCCCGTGGCCTTGTGGCTGCTATGGCCCTTGGCGCACAAGGCGTGCAAATTGGTACGCGATTTGTGGCATCTTCTGAATGCATGGCTCATGAGAATTATAAACAAGCAGTTCTTAAGGCAAGAGATCGTTCCACTGTTGTAACAGGATTATCTACAGGCCATCCAGTGCGCGTAATTGCCAATAAACTTACACGGCAGTTAGAAGCCATGGAACACAGCGGTGCGACAAATGAAGAATTTGATCGGATTGGTGCAGGTAAATTACGAGCGGCGGCTCGTGAAGGCGATGTAACTTATGGTTCCGTCATGATTGGGCAAATTGCCGGCATGGTTAATGAAATTAAGCCTGTTGCCCAAATTATTCAAGATATTGTAGGCGGCATTCCTCAAGTGATGTCGCGATTAAATACAATGTTTTAA
- the fapR gene encoding transcription factor FapR: MAGMKKKIRQLRLKDELDHSPFLKDEELAQLLSVSVQTIRLDRMELGIPELRERIKQMAHSAQEKIKSIGSAEVVGELIDLELGKTGISLMNVTDEMVFEKTRVARGHFIYAQANSLALAVIDAPVAVTGVANIKYKIPIHIGDRLIAKAEIVKKRGNKYFVWVKTRIENQEVFRAKFIMVSLDRS, from the coding sequence ATGGCAGGAATGAAAAAAAAAATACGGCAATTGAGGCTGAAAGATGAACTGGATCACAGCCCATTTCTTAAAGATGAGGAACTGGCGCAGCTATTATCTGTCAGTGTACAGACGATTCGATTAGATCGGATGGAACTGGGTATACCAGAGTTGCGTGAACGTATTAAGCAGATGGCCCATTCGGCCCAAGAAAAGATCAAATCGATTGGCAGCGCAGAAGTTGTTGGTGAACTCATTGATTTGGAATTGGGAAAAACAGGCATTTCGCTAATGAATGTAACGGATGAAATGGTATTTGAAAAAACGCGCGTGGCAAGAGGCCATTTTATTTATGCCCAAGCAAATTCACTCGCCTTGGCTGTCATTGATGCACCCGTTGCAGTGACAGGTGTGGCGAATATCAAATATAAAATTCCCATACATATTGGCGATCGATTAATCGCTAAGGCCGAAATTGTAAAAAAACGCGGCAATAAGTATTTTGTATGGGTAAAAACGCGGATTGAAAATCAAGAGGTATTTCGAGCGAAGTTTATCATGGTTTCACTTGATCGTTCATAA
- the fabD gene encoding ACP S-malonyltransferase, with product MGKIAFVFPGQGSQTVGMGKEFYDNFSAAKQIFEQADDALGFSITNLCFNGPEEELRKTYNTQPAILTMSLACFAVLKEKGIEPVITAGHSLGEYCALVAAGALTFADAVRLVRKRGQYMQEAVPLGQGGMAAIIGLNREGVEEVCKTIELTGDVVQPVNYNCPGQIVIAGSSRGVEKAAEALKAAGAKRAIILPVSAPFHSTLMKPAAEKLAKELDNVKISDTIIPVVANVTGKILSSSEEIKSSLVKQAASPVLWEDCIATIEEYGVTEMIEVGPGKVLTGLTKKIAKEVHTLNVEDLASLEKSLDYFKEVR from the coding sequence ATGGGTAAAATTGCTTTCGTTTTTCCAGGACAAGGTTCTCAGACTGTGGGAATGGGAAAAGAATTTTATGACAATTTTTCAGCCGCAAAACAGATTTTTGAGCAAGCCGACGATGCACTGGGATTTTCAATTACCAACCTGTGTTTCAATGGACCGGAAGAAGAATTACGGAAAACCTATAATACCCAACCAGCTATTTTAACGATGAGTCTGGCTTGTTTTGCGGTGCTCAAAGAAAAGGGCATTGAGCCGGTCATTACAGCAGGACATAGCTTAGGTGAATATTGTGCATTAGTGGCTGCAGGAGCCTTAACGTTCGCTGATGCCGTGCGTCTTGTTCGTAAACGCGGACAGTATATGCAAGAAGCTGTTCCCTTGGGTCAAGGCGGTATGGCAGCTATTATAGGCTTGAACCGTGAGGGTGTGGAGGAAGTTTGTAAGACAATTGAACTAACGGGTGACGTTGTGCAGCCTGTAAATTATAATTGTCCTGGACAAATTGTTATTGCAGGTTCTAGTAGGGGTGTGGAAAAAGCGGCTGAAGCACTCAAGGCTGCTGGTGCGAAACGGGCTATTATCTTGCCTGTTAGTGCACCTTTTCATAGCACGTTAATGAAACCAGCTGCCGAAAAATTAGCAAAAGAGCTGGACAATGTGAAAATTTCTGATACAATCATACCTGTTGTAGCCAATGTGACTGGCAAAATTTTGAGCTCAAGCGAGGAAATTAAATCTTCCTTAGTCAAACAGGCCGCTAGCCCAGTTCTCTGGGAAGACTGCATCGCGACGATAGAGGAATATGGTGTAACAGAAATGATCGAAGTAGGTCCAGGAAAAGTTCTTACAGGATTAACGAAGAAAATTGCTAAAGAGGTTCATACGCTTAATGTGGAAGATTTGGCATCACTCGAAAAAAGCCTTGATTATTTCAAGGAGGTTCGCTAA
- the fabG gene encoding 3-oxoacyl-[acyl-carrier-protein] reductase: MHLGGKVAIVTGASRGIGRAVALKLAQAGAKVVINYAGNVKAAEEVLESIQHLNGEAILIQGDVSKASDMGELIKQTLEQFGRIDILVNNAGITRDNLLMRMKEDDWDAVLNTNLKGVYYCTKAVAKIMMKQRYGKIVNMTSVVGVTGNAGQSNYAAAKAGVIGFTKSMAKELASRNITVNAVAPGFIATDMTKDLPDAVKETMAGEIPLARLGQPDDIGNAVLFLASDFSSYITGQTLHVDGGMVM, encoded by the coding sequence ATGCATTTAGGCGGTAAAGTGGCAATTGTTACTGGAGCTTCACGGGGTATTGGCCGGGCTGTAGCATTAAAACTGGCTCAGGCAGGCGCAAAAGTCGTAATTAATTATGCAGGAAATGTAAAAGCCGCCGAAGAAGTGCTTGAGAGCATTCAGCATTTAAATGGTGAAGCCATACTTATTCAAGGCGATGTTTCGAAAGCAAGCGATATGGGCGAGCTCATCAAACAAACGCTGGAACAGTTTGGTCGTATTGATATTCTTGTGAATAATGCTGGCATCACGCGTGATAATTTGTTAATGCGTATGAAGGAAGACGATTGGGATGCTGTTCTAAATACGAACCTTAAAGGCGTATACTATTGCACGAAAGCTGTTGCAAAAATCATGATGAAACAGCGTTATGGCAAAATTGTCAATATGACATCTGTTGTAGGTGTCACAGGCAATGCCGGTCAATCCAATTATGCAGCTGCCAAAGCGGGTGTTATCGGATTTACTAAGTCTATGGCCAAGGAATTAGCTTCCCGAAATATTACTGTCAATGCTGTGGCACCTGGGTTTATTGCTACAGACATGACAAAAGATTTGCCTGATGCAGTAAAGGAAACTATGGCAGGCGAAATACCACTTGCAAGACTCGGTCAACCAGATGATATTGGAAATGCCGTGCTGTTTCTTGCTTCAGATTTTTCAAGTTATATTACTGGTCAGACACTTCATGTAGATGGCGGTATGGTAATGTAA